From bacterium, one genomic window encodes:
- a CDS encoding HAMP domain-containing sensor histidine kinase produces the protein MTPASLAVVRTPLESATLARVAWLIGMRCFFVFSIVVGAWVGGRFFPDLELAPFLQIASLAALFNLLVHVINARVARLPEERKKPLVQILIQAQVLADWLVLLFIIHHTGGIESPLLHFFIFHLALSAVFLSPGFTVLALAFIVAALSLLFAAEATGILEPVQLSGLTNPANQRSWSYILHVSFWHFSTLAVMAFLLGAVMRGLRRREAEALRIRRRLEKANQDILRISEERIRLMHTMGHELRSPIAAAQSMLSALELSHGAELPAPARGIHQRISSRLKGLTGLIGELLDLAEQRREPSRPVRRVELGGLLAGLMEDLEAHAAEAGLRLERQWTEGRSVHVSGDPERLRRIFENLLTNALKYSRPGGVVRVGLTLPAAEDRPPQVEVWVSDEGIGIAPDQLPRLFSEFYRTPQSRRHTTQGTGLGLAITKSMVEAAGGEILVESELERGSTFRVRLPRLV, from the coding sequence ATGACCCCTGCCTCACTCGCGGTGGTCCGTACCCCCCTGGAGAGCGCCACGCTGGCCAGGGTGGCCTGGCTCATCGGCATGCGCTGCTTTTTCGTTTTCAGTATCGTGGTGGGCGCCTGGGTGGGCGGCCGCTTCTTCCCCGACCTCGAACTGGCGCCCTTCCTCCAGATCGCCTCGCTGGCCGCCCTCTTCAACCTGCTGGTCCACGTCATCAACGCCCGGGTGGCCCGCCTGCCCGAAGAGCGCAAGAAACCGCTGGTGCAGATCCTCATCCAGGCGCAGGTGCTGGCCGACTGGCTCGTGCTCCTCTTCATCATCCACCACACGGGCGGGATCGAAAGCCCGCTGCTGCACTTCTTCATTTTCCACCTGGCCCTCAGCGCCGTCTTCCTCAGCCCCGGCTTCACCGTGCTCGCCCTCGCTTTCATCGTGGCGGCGCTCAGCCTGCTCTTCGCCGCCGAGGCCACCGGCATCCTCGAGCCGGTGCAGCTGAGCGGCCTGACCAACCCGGCCAACCAGCGCAGCTGGTCCTACATCCTGCACGTCTCCTTCTGGCATTTCTCCACCCTGGCGGTGATGGCCTTCCTCCTGGGGGCGGTCATGCGCGGCCTGCGGCGCCGGGAGGCGGAGGCCCTGCGCATCCGGCGACGGCTGGAGAAGGCCAACCAGGACATCCTGCGCATCAGCGAGGAGCGCATCCGCCTCATGCACACCATGGGCCACGAACTGCGCTCCCCCATCGCCGCCGCCCAGTCCATGCTGAGCGCCCTCGAACTCAGCCACGGCGCGGAGCTGCCGGCCCCCGCGCGCGGCATCCACCAGCGGATCAGCAGCCGCCTGAAGGGCCTCACCGGTCTCATCGGCGAATTGCTGGATCTGGCCGAGCAGCGCCGCGAGCCCTCCCGCCCGGTGCGCCGGGTGGAGCTGGGCGGCCTGCTGGCCGGCCTGATGGAGGATCTGGAGGCGCATGCCGCCGAGGCGGGACTGCGCCTGGAGCGCCAATGGACCGAAGGCCGGTCGGTCCACGTCAGCGGCGATCCGGAGCGCCTGCGCCGCATTTTCGAGAACCTGCTCACCAACGCGCTCAAGTACTCGCGCCCCGGCGGCGTGGTCCGCGTCGGCCTGACCCTGCCCGCCGCGGAGGACCGGCCGCCCCAGGTCGAGGTCTGGGTGTCCGACGAGGGCATCGGCATCGCCCCCGACCAGCTGCCCCGCCTCTTCTCCGAGTTCTACCGCACGCCCCAGAGCAGGCGCCACACCACCCAGGGCACGGGCCTGGGCCTGGCCATCACCAAGTCCATGGTGGAGGCGGCCGGGGGGGAGATCCTGGTGGAGAGCGAACTGGAGCGGGGCAGCACCTTCCGCGTCCGCCTGCCCCGTCTGGTCTGA
- the flgB gene encoding flagellar basal body rod protein FlgB yields MASISDNLLFARTLLPIMHSGLDAYALRQKAIANNLANIETDGYQRRSVHFEEQLAQALEKKGEGLARTHPDHLPHPSAAQAVEAELVVEQEADYFNGHNGVDIDREMTELARAQLSYRFATRQVRHVVETLDRAIRGGR; encoded by the coding sequence ATGGCTTCCATTTCCGACAACCTGCTCTTCGCGCGCACCCTGCTGCCCATCATGCATTCGGGCCTGGACGCCTATGCCCTGCGGCAGAAGGCCATCGCCAACAACCTGGCCAACATCGAGACCGACGGCTACCAGCGGCGCAGCGTGCACTTCGAGGAGCAACTGGCCCAGGCCCTGGAGAAGAAGGGCGAGGGGCTGGCCCGCACCCATCCCGACCACCTGCCCCATCCCTCGGCCGCCCAGGCGGTGGAGGCCGAGCTGGTGGTGGAGCAGGAGGCGGACTACTTCAACGGGCACAACGGCGTGGACATCGACCGCGAAATGACCGAGCTGGCCCGCGCCCAGCTCAGCTACCGCTTCGCCACCCGCCAGGTGCGCCATGTGGTGGAGACGCTGGACCGCGCCAT